The DNA sequence TTGTTGTAAACCTCAATCTGCGGCACCTTGTCGGCACCTATTTCCGCCAGTACCTCGTTGACCTGCTCGGCCTTGGCCTGCCGATCATCATCCGAGGCATCGATTACGTGCAGCAGCAAGTCCGCATCACGCGTCTCCTGCAGCGTCGATCGAAACGCCTCGACAAGGTCGTGGGGCAAGTGACGAATGAATCCCACGGTATCGGCCAGTACCACCGCATCGCCACCGGGCAGCGGCAGCCTGCGTAGCGTCGGATCCAGGGTCGCGAACAGCTGATCCGCTGCATAGACCGTGTCGGTGGTCAGCCTGTTGAAAAGCGTCGATTTACCGGCATTGGTGTATCCGACCAGCGAAACCGTAGGAATTTCGGCACGCCGACGTCCACGGCGACTCTGTTCACGCTGCCGGCGTACCTTCTCCAGGCGCCGGTGCAGGGACTTGATGCGTTCGCCCAGCATTCGCCGATCCGATTCCAGCTGTGTCTCGCCGGGACCTCGCAACCCAATGCCGCCCTTCTGGCGTTCCAGATGGCTCCAACCCCGCACCAGGCGGGTGGAGAGGTGCTGCAACTGCGCCAGTTCCACCTGCAATTTACCTTCGTGAGAGCGGGCACGCTGGGCGAAGATATCCAGAATCAGACCGGTCCGATCCAACACACGGCATTGGACCAGACGCTCCAGATTTCGTTCCTGGGAAGGTGAGAGCGGATGATTGACCAAAACAATATCGGCCTCCTCCTGCTCTGTCCGTTCGCGGATTTCCTCGGCCTTGCCGCTTCCGACAAAATACCTCGGTTCGGGTTGGCGTCTGGAACCCGTCACGACGGCGACGGGCTGGGCGCCGGCCGAAACGGCCAGCTCCTCAAACTCCTCCAGGTCTTCACGTTCGCTCTCGGGCTGCAGATCCAAATGCACAAGGACAGCGCGTTCGCCGCCAGTAGGACGTTCAAACAAGGCGGCCTCCCGCGCTGTCCATGCAGACAGGCATTTGGTTAGAAATTCCCGGGCGATGGCTCATCCGGTGAGGAAGAATTCGGTGGTGGTGCAAAGCTCACCTTGACGCTGCGTGCAGGCACGATAGTGGAAATAGCATGTTTGTAAACCATCTGGTTTACGGCATTCTTCAGTAGGACCACGAACTGATCGAAAGATTCGATCTGCCCCTGCAGTTTGATGCCGTTGACCAGATAAATGGAAACCGGAATCCGTTCTTTGCGCAGGGCATTCAGAAAAGGATCCTGCAGCGCTTGCCCTTTGCTCATTGGAGTTCTCCTCTCATTATTCTTGGCGCAAGACGCGCTTTCAAAAGGTGATGGCTCATCACGGAAGTATTTTGTTAGGAGACTGTCCGAGAATAGCGACCGTCACGAGGGCAAGACTGATTGAGTCAGATTTTTCGATCATTTGAGGCGAATAGTGGTTCTATTTAACGAAAATGAGCGGGAAATCTGGCCAATCAAGCTTGGCCGCAGTAGGTCAGTCTATTCTCGGACAGTCTCCCGGTTATCTATTTAGTGACGTACGGTAGTTATCATAGCATTTCACTCGCCCTGTAAAGACGATCCGGCCATCCTACCCTAGGCAATGGGCCCGTGATCCAGGGTTTTCAAGGCCTCCTCCAACCGATTGGGGTCCCCCGATTCCAGCCAGCGTAGCCCTTTTTCCTTGCGAAGCCAGGTAAATTGCCGTTTTGCGAGCTGTCGGGTAGCGATAATCGCCCGCTCGACAGCCGTGTCGAAATCCCACTCACCTGCCAGATAGTTCCAGATCTGACGATAGCCTACGCAACGAATAGAGGGGTGCTCCGGCGTCAGATCGCCGCGACGGTAAAGACGCTCGACCTCCTCGATGAATCCTGCCTGGACCATCTGCTGCAGTCGCAGCGCGATACGCTCCCGCAGCACCACCCGGTCCGCCGGCGCAATCGCCAGTTTCACCGGAGCAAAGGGCAGCGCCGAAGCCTCAGCCTCCCGCCACAATGCACTCATCGGACGGCCGCTCAAATAGTAGACCTCCAGTGCCCGCTGCAGCCGCTGCGGGTCGTTCGGATGAATCCGTCTGGCGGATTCCGGGTCGAGTGCCGCCAGGCGTCGGTGCATCTCGTCCCAGCCAATCTCGCCCGCCTCGTCACTCAGGCGTCGTCGCAATTCTGCATCTGCGACGGGCAGCGGTGCAATTCCCTGCTCCAGGGTGCGGAAGTAGAGCATGGTACCCCCCACCAGCAGCGGAATGCGTCCGGCAGCCCGGATCTCCTCCATCTCCCGCAGGGCATCTTCCCGAAAGCGCGCGGCCGAATAACTCTCGGCCGGGTCGAGGAAATCGATCAGCCGGTGCGGCACCTGTGCCAGTGTTTCCGGGTCGGGTTTGGCCGTACCGATATCCATCTCCCTGTAGACCAGGGCCGAATCGACGCTGATGACCTCCACCGGAAGCCGCTCAGAGAGTTCGACTGCCAGCTCCGTCTTGCCGGAGGCGGTGGGTCCCATGAGGAAAATGGCAGCAGGTCGGGTATAGAGATTGGACATTACTGGCAGAGTTAGGTCCGATATTGCAACAAGGATCACCCCAAAGGCGCAAGGAACGCATAGAGATCAACGGGAAAATACCATGAAAACAGTTTTTCGCCCCTTTGCGGTGAGTGAAACGTCAGTTAGACCTGACCCGCCTCGAACAGACGGGCGAGCACTGCAGGAGTCAGACGGGTCCAGCATCCCGACAGTTTTTCGGCGAGCGGCTCCAGTTCCGCCAACAGCTCCTCTGCTGCTGCGCGATCCATTCTTCGACGATGAGCGGTGCCGGCACACCGGGCCAGATTCCGTAACAGCGCAGCCTCGCCGGCGGTTTCCAGATCCGCAAGCAGCGCCCGGGCCAGCGGAACCGGTTGCACACGGCGCAACGGCGCCGGTTGCTGCCGAATCATCAGCGTCGTCTCGCCAATCGGTGAAAGTTCGAAGCCGAGACGGGAAAGCCGTTCCGAATTCCGTTCCAGCCTGGCAATCGCCCCTCGCTCCACCTCCAGCGACTCGGGTACCAGCAGCGGCTGGGGGCGAATTGCGCCCTCGGACCACGCAGCCTGGAGCCGATGATATGCCAGCGCCTCCCGGGCAGCCCCGCCATCAATCAGACGCGGACCGTCCACGTGCTCTGTCAGCAGGTAGTTTTCCATCAGAACGTCGACCAATCTTCCCAAAGTCCGCTTCGATATTGGCGTAGTGTGTGTCGGCCGTGAAACAGCCCCGGGCCCGGCCAACCTTGCGTA is a window from the Thiohalomonas denitrificans genome containing:
- the hflX gene encoding ribosome rescue GTPase HflX, which gives rise to MFERPTGGERAVLVHLDLQPESEREDLEEFEELAVSAGAQPVAVVTGSRRQPEPRYFVGSGKAEEIRERTEQEEADIVLVNHPLSPSQERNLERLVQCRVLDRTGLILDIFAQRARSHEGKLQVELAQLQHLSTRLVRGWSHLERQKGGIGLRGPGETQLESDRRMLGERIKSLHRRLEKVRRQREQSRRGRRRAEIPTVSLVGYTNAGKSTLFNRLTTDTVYAADQLFATLDPTLRRLPLPGGDAVVLADTVGFIRHLPHDLVEAFRSTLQETRDADLLLHVIDASDDDRQAKAEQVNEVLAEIGADKVPQIEVYNKIDLLPESRPRVTSDAEGQVRRVYLSAADGAGMDGMLEALDEHFRHYRERCSLRIPPEGGRLRARLYEAGAVREESVDNSSGDWLLEVEIEPQVLESLRKQDEFAALLPLA
- the hfq gene encoding RNA chaperone Hfq; translated protein: MSKGQALQDPFLNALRKERIPVSIYLVNGIKLQGQIESFDQFVVLLKNAVNQMVYKHAISTIVPARSVKVSFAPPPNSSSPDEPSPGNF
- the miaA gene encoding tRNA (adenosine(37)-N6)-dimethylallyltransferase MiaA, translated to MSNLYTRPAAIFLMGPTASGKTELAVELSERLPVEVISVDSALVYREMDIGTAKPDPETLAQVPHRLIDFLDPAESYSAARFREDALREMEEIRAAGRIPLLVGGTMLYFRTLEQGIAPLPVADAELRRRLSDEAGEIGWDEMHRRLAALDPESARRIHPNDPQRLQRALEVYYLSGRPMSALWREAEASALPFAPVKLAIAPADRVVLRERIALRLQQMVQAGFIEEVERLYRRGDLTPEHPSIRCVGYRQIWNYLAGEWDFDTAVERAIIATRQLAKRQFTWLRKEKGLRWLESGDPNRLEEALKTLDHGPIA